The segment ACCCCGCGGGCGTTCTCGACCTCCGCGAGCACCCCGTCACGAGCCGAGGCGTCGAGCATGGGACGCGGCCGGGAGGAGAACTCGCCGAGCGCCGACTCCGCCTGCGCGACGGCCCGCTCCGCCTGGTGCACCGCCTCGGCGGACGTGGCGAGGGCTGCCGAGAGACGCTCGGCCTCCGCTTCGGCGGCTTCGAGCTGGACCCGGAGACGCCCGGTGCGCTGGTCGAAGGCGGCCAGGCGGGACTCGTGCTCGCGCGCAGCGGCCGTGGCTTCTTTGGACGCCGTGCGCCGCTCGGAGAGGGCCGCTCTGGCCTCGTCGAGGTCGGCGGACACGCGTTCGATCTCGACGCTGACCCCGGTCAACGAGTCGGCGGCCGTGTCGCGCTCGGCGACGAGCTCGAGTCGGGAGCGGCCTCCTGCGGATCCGCCGCGGACGACGAAGTCGGTCAGGACCTCGCCCTGCCGGGTGATGACCGTGACGGGCGCGTCGAGGCCGACCGCCGACCCGGTCACGGCGCGGGCGATTGCCAGGTCGTCGGCGATCACCGTGCGGGCGAGGACGCCGAGGACGCCGCCCGGGGCGGTGACGACGGCGACCGCGGGGCGGGCTCCGGCGGGGAGGTCGAGGTCGAGAGCGCCCGGGGTCCGGGCCGGAGCCGCGACCACGACCTCGACGCGGCCCAGCTCCTCCGCGGTCACGTGGGCGACCGCGTCGAAGGCGTCGTCGGCGTTCTCCGCGAGCACGGCGTCGGCGACCGTGCCGAGGGCGGCGGCGATCGCCACCTCGAAGCCCGGCTCGACCTGGACGTGCTCGGCGACGAGACCGCGGACGCCCGGTCGACCGGCCTTCACGAGGGCGCTGGAGGCGTCCTTCTGGTCGAGGGCGAGCGACAGGGCGCTGGTGCGGGCCCCGAGCGAGTCGTGCTCCCGCTCGAGGGCGTGCAGGCGATCCCGGAGCGCTTCGACGGCGGTCTGGGCGGCGGACACGCCCTCCTCCGCGACCCGCTGCGCCTCGGCGTGGTCGACGCGGGAGGCGTCGTCGCGGTCAGGGGCGTCGTCCTGGGCGGCGGCGTAGTCGCTCCTGCTGGAGTCGCGGCGGAGCTCGGCCGCCTGGAGGGCGTCGGTCTGCCGGAGCTGCTCGCCCCGCACGGCGGCGAGCTTCGACCGGGCGACCTCGACGGCCCCGCCGAGGCGCGCCACCTCCAGGTCGTGCTTCGAGACCAGGGCGCTCTGGGCCGCGATCTCCTCGTCGAGGGAGTCGAGGGAGGCGCGCGTCGTGGCGACCTCGGCCGCCGCGTGGGCGACGGCGAGCTCGGCCTCGGCGACGCCCTCCTGGAGGCGCTCGGCCTCGTCGCGGGCGTCCGCCACCATGCCGGCGCTGACAGTCGTCGCGACGGAGGGCTGGTCGGCCTGCTGGGCCAGGAGGGTGAGCTTCTGGTTGGCGAGGCTCGACAGGCTGCGGAGACGCTCCTGGACCGACTCCAGTCCGAAGGCGATGCGGCGGGCCTCGTCGACGGAGTCGCCGACCATCGCCTGTTCGAGGCGCTGCTCGCGGAGCTTGTTCTGATCGAGCTGCTCCTGGAGGACGATGCGCTCGCTCTTGCGCTCGTTCTCGTCTTTCGACTGGGCGGTGAGGACCGTCCGGAGGCCGACGACCTCGTCGGCCAGGAGCCGGGCGCGAGCGTCGCGCACGACCGCGGCGATGCCCTGCGCCTCGCGGGCGATCTCCGCCTGGCGCCCGAGCGGCTTCAGCTGGCGTCGGATCTCGCCCGCGAGGTCGCTGAGCCTCGTGAGGTTGGTCTGCATGGCCTCGAGCTTGCGGAGCGTCTTCTCCTTGCGCCGGCGGTGCTTCAGGATGCCCGCGGCCTCCTCGATGAACCCGCGACGCTCCTCCGGCGTCGCCCGCAGCACGGCGTCGAGCTGCCCCTGGCCCACGATGACGTGCATCTCGCGCCCGAGCCCGGAGTCGCTGAGGAGCTCCTGGACGTCGAGGAGCCGGCAGTTGTCGCCGTTGATCGCGTACTCGCTGCCGCCGTTGCGGAACAGGGTCCGGCTGATCGTCACCTCGGTGTAGTCGATCGGGAGGGCGCCGTCGGAGTTGTCGATGGTCAGGACGACCTGAGCGCGCCCCAGGGGCCCGCGGGTCGACGTGCCGGCGAAGATGACGTCCTCCATCTTGCCGCCGCGGAGGGTCTTGACGCCCTGCTCGCCCATCACCCAGGCGAGGGCATCGACGACGTTGCTCTTGCCGGAGCCGTTGGGGCCGACGACGCAGGTGACACCCGGCTCGAAAGCGAACGTGGTCGGCTGCGCGAACGACTTGAAGCCCTTGAGCGTGAGGCTCTTGAGGTACACGCCGCGCCCTTCCGTCGCCCGCCGCCACGGCCCTGCACCGCGCTGCCCCCAGGGTACCGGGGGCGTCGTCGACGCGGGGATCGGCGCGCCTGCGGCTGTCGCGCCCGCCCCCGGCGATCGGCGCGGGCCTCCCCGCCGGCCCGGTGTGCCCCGGGGCTGCTGGCTGCCCCCTCCCCGAGCAGTGATGTCTCCCGGGCCTGTACAGGTCCGCCTGAATTCATCGCGACCTGAAACGCGCCCGCCCGTTTCGCACCCGAAGTCCGGCCGCGTTTCAGGTCCGCGTGAATTCACGCGCGGCTGAAATCTCCATGCGCGTCGCCTGGAGGGTTTCAGGGTCGCGTGAATTCAGGCCGACCTGTACAGGCCCCGGAGATAACACTCTCTCCCTGGGGCGCGGGTCGCCTGGGCGGAGCACCGAGCACCGAGCCTGAACCACGGAGGACCGAGCACCGGCGCACCACCCCGCGCGGGCGGGACGCCGGCACCACCGGGCACGAGCTCGACAGCGCGCAGCCGCCGACCTCAGGTCGTGAGCTTCTGACACCTCGGACAGAAGTGCGACGACCGGTTCATGAACGCCACCCGGCTGATCGGCGTCCCGCAGCGAGGACACGGCTTCCCCTGCTGCCCGTACGCGTTGAGGCTGTGCGAGAAGTACCCCGACTGCCCGTTGACGTTCACGTACTGCTGGTCGAAGCTCGTCCCGCCCTCGGCCAGGGCCTTGAACAGCACCGCCTTCACCTCGAGCAGGAGCAGCGCCGCCCGTCTCCGCGACAGCGACGAGCAGGGCTGGTCGAAGTGGATCTTCGCGGCCCAGAGCGACTCGTCGGCGTAGATGTTGCCGATCCCGGAGACGAGCCCCTGATCGAGCAGCGCTCGCTTGACGCCCGAGCGACGCGCCAGGAGCCGGTCGACGAAGGCGCGCTCGTCGAAGGCCGGGTCGAGGGGGTCGCGCGCGATGTGCGCGACCTGGTGAGGGATCCGCGTGACCCAGCCCCGATCCTCCTGCGGGCCGTGATCGTGCAGCGACCCCGCATCCGCCTCGGCGTCGTGGCCCAGGATCGTCGGCGACGAGTAGCCGGCCGCGCGCCCGTCGGGCGTCGGCTCGGTGTCGTCGAGCGCCATCGACCCGAAGATGCGCTGGTCGACGAAGGCGAGGCGGACGTCCCCGAGCGCAGGATGCACGAGGTCGAGTCGGATCCGCAGCAGGCGGTCGTCGACCTGGTCGCGCGAGCGGAGCAGCACCTGCCCGCTCATCCCCAGGTGGGCGACGAGCGCCTCCACCGGCCCGCCGGGCACGGCGAACGGGAACCAGAGGAACTTCCCGCGACGGACCGCCGAGAGGAGCACGGCCCCCGTGAGGCGCTCGACGAAGTCGGCCTCGGGGCCGGCGTGCCGCCGCAGCGACCGGGGTTCGAGCACGTCGACATGGTCGACGACGGCACCCGTGACGGCGGGGTGGAGGCCGGCCCGCACGACCTCGACCTCGGGGAGCTCCGGCACCTAGACGGCGTCGGGCGCCGAAGGAGGCGCACTGAGGGTCGTCCAGGCCTCGAGCGCGGCGGCCATCTCGGCCATCTTCTTGCTGCTGCCCGTCCCGGAGGCGATCTCGTCCTTGCCGAGGCGCACGATCGCGTGGAACCGCTTGTCGTGGTCGGGGCCGGAGTCGCTGATGACGTAGTTGGGCATGCCGCGACCCTGGGCGCTCGCCAGCTCCTGCAGGCTCGTCTTGGGGTCCATCGCCGCACCGAAGCGATCGGGATCGGCGAGGAGCGGCGCGATCAGTCGCATGACGAGACCGGTCGCGGCCTTCGGCCCGGCGTCGAGGTAGGTGGCGCCGATGATGGCCTCCACGGTGTCGGCGAGGATCGAGTGCTTGTTCCGCCCGCCGGTGAGCTCCTCGCCCCGCCCGAGCAGGATGAAGCGGCCGAGACCGATGTTGTCGGCCACCTCGGCCAGCGCGACCGTCGACACGAGGCTCGCGCGCCGCTTGGCCAGGTCTCCCTCGTCGAGGTCGGGGTTCTCGCGGTAGAGCATGACCGTGACGGCCTGCCCCAGAATCGAGTCGCCGAGGAACTCGAGCCGCTCGTTGTTGCGGATGCCACCGTGCTCGTAAGCGTACGAACGGTGGGTGAGGGCGAGCTCGAGGAGTTCTGGGCTGATCGCGACGTCGAGGAACGAAACGAGATCAGCCCGGTCAGAGGACTCTGACACGGGCTGATTCTTGGCGCTCATCTCAGACGTCGGCGACCTTACGGCCCTTGTACTCCATGTACAGGGCGGTGCCGGCGCTGTCTTCCACGACCTTGGCGCGGTGGGGGAGGCTGTAGACGGTCTTGCCGCCTTCGATGCTCTTCACGAGCGTGACAGGCGTGGCCTTCCACTGCGAACGGCGAGCGTGCGTGTTGGAGCGCGACTGCTTCCTCTTGGGAACGGCCATGAGTGTCTCTTCTCTATCTGTGGGTGGTGACGTGGTCGTCCGGCGCCCGAGCCGTCAGGCCGGTCTCCGCAGTGTTCGGGCCCGATCGTGCTGGGCCCGCACGCCGTCTAGTCGGTGGGCTTGGGGTCTCCGTGGGCCTCCGCGTCGGCGTCCGTGGGGACGGTGTCGCTGACGAGCTGGCTCAGTGCCGACCACCGGGGATCGAGCACTTCACGGGGGTGGTAGTCGACCAGATCTTCCACTCGCTCGCCCGTTTCGGGGTCGAGGCCTGGGCAGTCCGGCCGGCATACCGGCTGGAAGGGCAGTGAAAGAACCACTGCGTCTCTGACGACGGGTTCAAGATCCACGTGATCGTCTTGAACCTGATAGTCAAAAGCTTCGTCTTCAGAGTACGCGAAAAGCTCGGCGAAATCGACTTCGACACTCTGGGCGATGGGTTTGAGGCATCGGCTGCACTCCCCCTCGGCGGTCGCCGAGACGTGGGCCGAGACGAGGAGGCCGTCGTGGAGGCTCTCGATCTTGAGGTCGATGTCGACCGGGCTGCCCACGCGGACGGCCGTGAGCCCCTCGCCCATCTTCGTCGGCGCAGCGACGTCGAGGTCGCTCTCGCGCATCTCGCCCGGACGGTGCATCAGGTCGTACACCGGGACGGTATAGGGGGTCTTTTCGAAATGAGGCACGAGCGACGAGTGTACGCTCACTCGGCTGGACGCGGGCGCTGTTCCGCGAAGAGGCTCCTCGGCGCGACGGTAGCCCGGACGCGCACCGGCACCGGGGACGCCGCCCGCAGCCCGTCGATCACCGTGCGGGCGTCGTCGTGCACCCCGACGTCGGCCTCTCGGCCTCCGAAGCGTTCGGCCTGGACGGCGGCGAGCAGGTCGGCCAGGGCGGCGCGGACCGGGATCCTGCCGCCGGAGCGGGACAGGGCCTCGTCGAGGAGAGCGGATGTCGACTGCGGGGTCGCCCCAGGGTCGACCGGGAGACCGAGGTCTCTCGCCGTGTCGACCACCTCGAGCCAGGCCGAGAGGGCGGCGTCGGGGGGCCCCTGCCCGAGGCGCCGTCGTCGCCGCGAGACGCGCAGCCACCACGGGACGAGGGCGAGCAGCACGAGGACGGCGATGCCCAGCGGCAGGCCGAGCTGGGCACCGTCGAGGGCCGTCGAGGTCGGGCTCTGCGCCGACGACGAGCCGGACGCGTCGGTCGTCGGTGTGGCCGTGGCGGCGGACGACGCGGGGGCCGAGGCCGGCGTGGTCGGCTCGGCCGTCGGCTGAGCCGAGGTCGACGGGGCGGCGGTCGGCTCCGTCCCGGTCTGCTGCAGGTAGCTGGACGTCGTGCCGAGGGAGACGGTCGGCTCGAACGGGATCCAGCCGAGCCCCTGGAAGTACAGCTCCGGCCAGGTGTGCAGGTCGTCGCTCGTGACGGTCCACGCGCTGCTGGAGCCCGGGCTGACCTGGTCTCCCGGGAGGAAGCCCACGGCGATGCGCGAGGGGATGCCGAGAGTGCGCGCCATGACGGCCATGGCCGAGGCGAAGTGCACGCAGTAGCCGCTCTTGCGCTGCAGGAACGTCTCCACCATGTCGAGGCCGCTGCCGTCGTACCCGCCGCGGACGGGAGTGTCCTCCGAGTAGGTGAAGTCGCCGTTCCGGAAGTAGGTCTGGAGGTCGACGGCCGCGTCGAAGCGGTTGGACGCCGTCGCCGTCACGCGCTTCGCCAGGCTCGTGATGGAGGCGGGCACGCCGTCGACCTTGAGGTACGGAGCCAGATCGGCGGGGGTCGTCCCGAGCGACGCCGAGATCTGCTCGGGCGTGGGGTCGACGGGCCGCGAGGTGACCTTGTAGTCGAGACCCTGCGAGCCCTCCGTGGCGCTCCGGATGGTGACGCCCGACGAGTCGACGTACTTCCAGCGGTCGTCGATGCCCGTCACGGTCGTGGCAGGCACCGGCAGGGGGAGGTACGGGCTGCGGAGCAGGCTGACCGCCACGTCGGTGGTGACCGTGTCGCGGGTCGTGGCGCTGGCGATGCCCGGAGCCGCGGGGAGACGGTCGACGGAGTTCCGGCTGTCGAGACGCACCGACGCGGGGCTCCAGGTCGTGCCCGAGAAGTCGACGAGGTCGACGAGCTTGAGGTAGGTGCCCTGCGGGGCCGACGTCGTGTAGGTGAGGACGGTCACGGGCGCGCCGCGGCGGAGGTCCTTCCCGAGGTCGATGACCGGGTTCACGCCGGTCGAGATCCCGATGCCGGTGCCGAGGCCCGTCACGGGCGAGACCAGCGAGACCGGCAGGACGCTCGTGACGACGCCGGCGACGGCGACCGCCGCGACACCGGTCACGAGCGCCCCGCGAGACAGACGTCGGCCCGTCGACACGACGAGCACCGCCACGTAGCCGATCACGGCGAGGACGACCCAGAGCCAGTTCGGTGCGACGTCGGGGACGAAGGAGGGAACGACGAGGACGACGACGAGCACGACGCCGCTCAGCCCGGGCATCCGCCCCACATGGGCGACGAGGTCGATCAGCACCGCCGCGGCCGCGACGGCGACGACCACGACGAAGAGCATCGACGGTTGGACCGGGATCGGCGCCTGATCGCCCACGATCGTGTCGCGGGCCTGGCCGACGAGGAGCCGGATCCGCTCGACGGTCGCCGCCGAGGGGAACACGCCGAGGACGGCGGTCCCGCCGGAGGCGACGGCGGTCGACGCGAGCGCCCCGACGACGGCGCCGACGGCGGTGGCGACGAGGGGCCTCCAGCCGAGAGCGCGCGCACCGGCCGCGGCGGCGGAGACGAGGGCGGCGACGAACGCCGCGGTCAGCCACCAGGACGCCCCCTGGAACAGAGGCTGGAGGCTCGCCAGCGACAGGACGAGCGTCGCCCAGAGCACCACGACGAGACCCCAGCGGGGTCCTCCCTCGGCGCTCCGGGGTCGCCCGGAGCGCACGGAGGCGGGGCTGGTCGGAGTCCGGGTGAGGGTGTCAACCACCGAGGACCCCACGGGTGGCGAGGACCTCTGCCCGATCGGCGGTCGAGTCGGCCTCGACGACCTGCCAGCCGGACTCCCGGAGGAGCGACGCCACCGCGGTCGGAGAGTCGACGGACCGGTCGTCCGGCGTCAGCGGGTGGGCGTCGAGGTGCACCACGAGCGCCACACCCGGGACTCCGGGGCCCCGCGCCTGAGAGAGGAGATCGAGGTCGAGCCGGCTCAGACTCGACACGACGGCGATCACGGGCTCTCGCGGCGACGGCTCCGGCGTGCGCTCGTCGATCTCGGCGGCGTCGTCGAGGCGGAGGTCGGCGAGGTGGTCGAGGAAGACCGGCGTCATGGAGGGATCGTGGAGCGCGACCGTGCCCCCGGTCAGGCTGACCACGCGCGTCTGGGATCCTGCCATGCCGTACTCGAGAGCGATCGACGCGGCCTGCGAGACCGCCCACTCGAAGCCGTCGCTGACGGGCTCGCCGGAACCGAGGGCAGGATGCGCGTCGCGCCAGTTCTCGCTGCGCACCGGCAGGACGACCCGGGCGCTGGGAAGACCGTGCTGCTCCTCCTGCCGGACCATCAGCTCGCCCTGACGCGCACTGGCCTTCCAGTGGACGCGCCGCATCGGGTCGCCGCGGCGGTACTCGCGGGTGATCGGGTCGTCCTGACCTCCCGCCGCGCTGTGGTCGCGGCGCTGCCTCGAGCCCTCGCCGAGGGAGCGCGACTCGCGGCCCCGTCCGACCGACACGACCTCCGGCACGACGACGAGCTCGCCGCGACCGGGGACCGTGACGAGACGCTGAGCCAGACCGAAGGCCTCGATCACCTCGATCCGGGCGGGGCCCACCCGGTGTCGACCCCGGGGCAGGTCGTCGTGCTCGAACGCCGCCTCGACCGACGCGCCCCGCTCCAGGGTCGCCACGACCGACTCGTCGGTGGCCATCGTGCGCCAGGAGAGCGTGTCGCGGACGCGCAGCGTCACGGACCCACCGGGCTCCCGCCGGCGGATGGTCATCGTCTCGACGACGGACCAGCCGGCGACGGCGCGGTCGGGGGCGAACCGTCGCGACACGACGAGCTCCGGCGTGCGGACGGCGAGGCTCACGACCGTCGCGACGACGAGCATCACGAGGACGACGCCGCCGAAGACCAGCGGTGCGGAGGTGAGGAACGAGCCGATCGTGCCCACGGCGACACCGGCGACGAGCGCGGCCACGCCGCGTCGGGTCGGTCGGGGCCAGAGGGGAGGCCGCACGGTCAGCGCGCGGAGTCGTCGTCGAGCGGGACGGGCGTCGAGGCGACCACCGACTCGACGATGTCGTAGGCGGCGGCGACCGCCCCCGCGCCCGCGCGCCCGGCCAGGATGAGGCGGTGCCCGAGGACGGGACCGCTCAGGGCGTCGACGTCGTCGGGGATGACGTAGCGGCGCCCGTTGAGGGCGGCCCACGACTTGGCGGCGCGCATGAGCTGCAGGGTCGCGCGCGGGCTCGCCCCGAGGCGGAGATCGGGATGCACCCGGGTCGCCTGGACGATGTCGACCGCGTAGCGCTCGACGACGCCCGCGGCGTAGACGCCGCGGACCGTCGCGATCATCCGACGCAGGTCGTCGAGGGACACCAGCGGACGCAGGGCGTCGAGGGGGCTGGCCGTCTCTCGCTGGCGCAGCATCCGCACCTCGCTGTCGGCGTCGGGGTAGCCCAGGGAGATGCGCGCCATGAAGCGGTCGCGCTGGGCCTCCGGGAGCGAGTAGGTGCCTTCCATCTCGACGGGGTTCTGCGTCGCCACGACGAGGAAGGGGTCGGGGAGCGGGTGGGAGAACCCGTCGACGGTGACCTGCCGCTCCT is part of the Frondihabitans sp. 762G35 genome and harbors:
- the smc gene encoding chromosome segregation protein SMC, with the translated sequence MYLKSLTLKGFKSFAQPTTFAFEPGVTCVVGPNGSGKSNVVDALAWVMGEQGVKTLRGGKMEDVIFAGTSTRGPLGRAQVVLTIDNSDGALPIDYTEVTISRTLFRNGGSEYAINGDNCRLLDVQELLSDSGLGREMHVIVGQGQLDAVLRATPEERRGFIEEAAGILKHRRRKEKTLRKLEAMQTNLTRLSDLAGEIRRQLKPLGRQAEIAREAQGIAAVVRDARARLLADEVVGLRTVLTAQSKDENERKSERIVLQEQLDQNKLREQRLEQAMVGDSVDEARRIAFGLESVQERLRSLSSLANQKLTLLAQQADQPSVATTVSAGMVADARDEAERLQEGVAEAELAVAHAAAEVATTRASLDSLDEEIAAQSALVSKHDLEVARLGGAVEVARSKLAAVRGEQLRQTDALQAAELRRDSSRSDYAAAQDDAPDRDDASRVDHAEAQRVAEEGVSAAQTAVEALRDRLHALEREHDSLGARTSALSLALDQKDASSALVKAGRPGVRGLVAEHVQVEPGFEVAIAAALGTVADAVLAENADDAFDAVAHVTAEELGRVEVVVAAPARTPGALDLDLPAGARPAVAVVTAPGGVLGVLARTVIADDLAIARAVTGSAVGLDAPVTVITRQGEVLTDFVVRGGSAGGRSRLELVAERDTAADSLTGVSVEIERVSADLDEARAALSERRTASKEATAAAREHESRLAAFDQRTGRLRVQLEAAEAEAERLSAALATSAEAVHQAERAVAQAESALGEFSSRPRPMLDASARDGVLAEVENARGVEIEKRIQLETIRERVRAEVSRAKDLQRQLDEQRAAAEEHARQTVVRQRQMVATTSVLDALPAVLDAVDRSVAEARAVLARREGERSEQNTELATLRREERALRERLHTVTENVHGLEMEIYEKKLHLSGLLERAGSELGLVESVLVDEYGPEVPVPGSTDDDEATPFDRAEQKKRLAAAERTLAQLGRVNPLALEEFAALEQRHKFLTDQLGDLTSTRKDLLTIIDEIDEKMQVIFKAAFDDTKEAFNRVFPILFPGGSGSIHLTDPDNLLETGIEVTVKPAGKKIERLSLLSGGERSLAAVALLIAIFKARPSPFYIMDEVEAALDDANLGRLLTIFQDLRESSQLIVITHQKRTMEIADALYGVSMRQDGVSAVVGQRVVTARERGSAVESVPG
- the mutM gene encoding bifunctional DNA-formamidopyrimidine glycosylase/DNA-(apurinic or apyrimidinic site) lyase yields the protein MPELPEVEVVRAGLHPAVTGAVVDHVDVLEPRSLRRHAGPEADFVERLTGAVLLSAVRRGKFLWFPFAVPGGPVEALVAHLGMSGQVLLRSRDQVDDRLLRIRLDLVHPALGDVRLAFVDQRIFGSMALDDTEPTPDGRAAGYSSPTILGHDAEADAGSLHDHGPQEDRGWVTRIPHQVAHIARDPLDPAFDERAFVDRLLARRSGVKRALLDQGLVSGIGNIYADESLWAAKIHFDQPCSSLSRRRAALLLLEVKAVLFKALAEGGTSFDQQYVNVNGQSGYFSHSLNAYGQQGKPCPRCGTPISRVAFMNRSSHFCPRCQKLTT
- the rnc gene encoding ribonuclease III; this translates as MSAKNQPVSESSDRADLVSFLDVAISPELLELALTHRSYAYEHGGIRNNERLEFLGDSILGQAVTVMLYRENPDLDEGDLAKRRASLVSTVALAEVADNIGLGRFILLGRGEELTGGRNKHSILADTVEAIIGATYLDAGPKAATGLVMRLIAPLLADPDRFGAAMDPKTSLQELASAQGRGMPNYVISDSGPDHDKRFHAIVRLGKDEIASGTGSSKKMAEMAAALEAWTTLSAPPSAPDAV
- the rpmF gene encoding 50S ribosomal protein L32, with protein sequence MAVPKRKQSRSNTHARRSQWKATPVTLVKSIEGGKTVYSLPHRAKVVEDSAGTALYMEYKGRKVADV
- a CDS encoding YceD family protein → MPHFEKTPYTVPVYDLMHRPGEMRESDLDVAAPTKMGEGLTAVRVGSPVDIDLKIESLHDGLLVSAHVSATAEGECSRCLKPIAQSVEVDFAELFAYSEDEAFDYQVQDDHVDLEPVVRDAVVLSLPFQPVCRPDCPGLDPETGERVEDLVDYHPREVLDPRWSALSQLVSDTVPTDADAEAHGDPKPTD
- a CDS encoding transglutaminase family protein gives rise to the protein MVDTLTRTPTSPASVRSGRPRSAEGGPRWGLVVVLWATLVLSLASLQPLFQGASWWLTAAFVAALVSAAAAGARALGWRPLVATAVGAVVGALASTAVASGGTAVLGVFPSAATVERIRLLVGQARDTIVGDQAPIPVQPSMLFVVVVAVAAAAVLIDLVAHVGRMPGLSGVVLVVVLVVPSFVPDVAPNWLWVVLAVIGYVAVLVVSTGRRLSRGALVTGVAAVAVAGVVTSVLPVSLVSPVTGLGTGIGISTGVNPVIDLGKDLRRGAPVTVLTYTTSAPQGTYLKLVDLVDFSGTTWSPASVRLDSRNSVDRLPAAPGIASATTRDTVTTDVAVSLLRSPYLPLPVPATTVTGIDDRWKYVDSSGVTIRSATEGSQGLDYKVTSRPVDPTPEQISASLGTTPADLAPYLKVDGVPASITSLAKRVTATASNRFDAAVDLQTYFRNGDFTYSEDTPVRGGYDGSGLDMVETFLQRKSGYCVHFASAMAVMARTLGIPSRIAVGFLPGDQVSPGSSSAWTVTSDDLHTWPELYFQGLGWIPFEPTVSLGTTSSYLQQTGTEPTAAPSTSAQPTAEPTTPASAPASSAATATPTTDASGSSSAQSPTSTALDGAQLGLPLGIAVLVLLALVPWWLRVSRRRRRLGQGPPDAALSAWLEVVDTARDLGLPVDPGATPQSTSALLDEALSRSGGRIPVRAALADLLAAVQAERFGGREADVGVHDDARTVIDGLRAASPVPVRVRATVAPRSLFAEQRPRPAE
- a CDS encoding DUF58 domain-containing protein, coding for MAALVAGVAVGTIGSFLTSAPLVFGGVVLVMLVVATVVSLAVRTPELVVSRRFAPDRAVAGWSVVETMTIRRREPGGSVTLRVRDTLSWRTMATDESVVATLERGASVEAAFEHDDLPRGRHRVGPARIEVIEAFGLAQRLVTVPGRGELVVVPEVVSVGRGRESRSLGEGSRQRRDHSAAGGQDDPITREYRRGDPMRRVHWKASARQGELMVRQEEQHGLPSARVVLPVRSENWRDAHPALGSGEPVSDGFEWAVSQAASIALEYGMAGSQTRVVSLTGGTVALHDPSMTPVFLDHLADLRLDDAAEIDERTPEPSPREPVIAVVSSLSRLDLDLLSQARGPGVPGVALVVHLDAHPLTPDDRSVDSPTAVASLLRESGWQVVEADSTADRAEVLATRGVLGG
- a CDS encoding AAA family ATPase, which produces MTTTTTTASTQGSPSAPMELDEVQHHARRILEAVGTVIDGKAGAISTALTVMLAEGHLLIEDVPGVGKTQLARALARAVDATVSRIQFTPDLLPSDITGVSIFDRQSNEFEFKPGPVFANIVIGDEINRASPKTQSALLESLEERQVTVDGFSHPLPDPFLVVATQNPVEMEGTYSLPEAQRDRFMARISLGYPDADSEVRMLRQRETASPLDALRPLVSLDDLRRMIATVRGVYAAGVVERYAVDIVQATRVHPDLRLGASPRATLQLMRAAKSWAALNGRRYVIPDDVDALSGPVLGHRLILAGRAGAGAVAAAYDIVESVVASTPVPLDDDSAR